Proteins encoded in a region of the Deinococcus aestuarii genome:
- a CDS encoding RrF2 family transcriptional regulator, whose translation MWVSTKAQYGLRALIEIGRRGGEAVPLKDVSGRQGISQHYLEQIASNLRRAGFIKSVRGAHGGYRLARPASAINAYEVVTAMEGSIAPVSCVEEDHVCDRGQVCGTVDLWQRVDTALRDVLGGTTLADLIHESERQEHARLVQLEPTFAAPRL comes from the coding sequence ATGTGGGTCTCGACCAAAGCACAGTACGGTCTGCGCGCCCTGATCGAGATCGGACGGCGGGGCGGGGAGGCCGTGCCGCTCAAGGACGTGTCCGGGCGCCAGGGCATCAGCCAGCACTACCTGGAGCAGATCGCCAGCAACCTGCGCCGCGCGGGCTTTATCAAGAGCGTGCGGGGCGCCCACGGCGGGTACCGGCTCGCCCGCCCGGCGTCGGCCATCAACGCCTATGAGGTCGTCACGGCGATGGAGGGCAGCATCGCGCCCGTGTCGTGCGTGGAGGAAGATCATGTCTGCGACCGGGGCCAGGTCTGCGGCACGGTGGACCTGTGGCAGCGGGTGGACACCGCCCTACGCGACGTGCTCGGCGGCACCACCCTCGCCGACCTGATCCACGAGAGCGAGCGCCAGGAGCACGCCCGCCTCGTGCAGCTCGAACCGACGTTCGCCGCGCCGCGCCTCTGA
- a CDS encoding chorismate-binding protein codes for MPSPLPPDLSPADVLLRLRAAGAPGVALLESLGPVVSYGRFSFLSAWPVRVQHEVPGRPQGDAFFPAWLGGLKYEAARAFGGQTHDPEGEPGWWGLYPGGLVWDREAGRLEVVGEAGHVDWAAVLAGEPVPTPVLTVGPFGADDVDYPAGVRAVQDLIRAGEVYQVNLSRGVRARAEGDPLAAYLRLRELNPSPFMAFLDLGEEVVVSCSPERLVRWEGQEVSARPIAGTRRRGDTPGEDAALERELRASPKERAEHTMLVDLVRHDLGRVSAPGTVRVPDLGLVERYSHVMHLVSEVVGEARADLTVRELLSATFPGGTITGAPKERVMEAIRDLEPGPRGWYTGGVGIVAGGRVDVNILIRTAAFTRDGEGWTVEVRAGGGTVIDADPAREAQETVHKAQALLSVLAGVPGRPARAPAPPVPGVAWAPPPAPSAPGLRVLLLDNHDSFTMNLAHDLLALGAEVDVRSPEETVGALLAPPPDAVLVGPGPGTPDTSGSTLDLTRACLERGVPLLGVCLGHQALGQVLGGRVERAVPVHGRPEAARHGGEGLFAGVPDGAEFGRYHSLVVRGLPEEVVTARSADGEVMALHVPGRPAWGVQFHPESVLSPAGRVLLANWLRLSAGGRG; via the coding sequence GTGCCTTCTCCCCTGCCCCCGGACCTCTCCCCGGCGGACGTGCTGTTGCGCCTGCGGGCGGCGGGCGCACCGGGGGTGGCCCTGCTGGAGTCGCTGGGCCCGGTCGTTTCTTACGGCCGCTTTTCCTTCCTGAGCGCCTGGCCGGTGCGGGTTCAACACGAAGTGCCGGGGCGCCCGCAGGGAGACGCCTTCTTCCCCGCGTGGCTGGGCGGCCTGAAGTACGAGGCGGCGCGGGCCTTCGGGGGACAGACGCACGACCCGGAGGGCGAGCCGGGCTGGTGGGGCCTGTACCCGGGCGGCCTCGTGTGGGACCGCGAGGCGGGCCGCCTTGAGGTGGTGGGCGAGGCCGGGCACGTGGACTGGGCGGCGGTGCTCGCGGGGGAGCCCGTTCCCACGCCCGTCCTCACGGTGGGCCCCTTCGGCGCGGACGACGTGGACTACCCGGCGGGCGTGCGGGCGGTGCAAGACCTCATCCGGGCGGGCGAGGTGTATCAGGTCAACCTCTCGCGGGGGGTGCGGGCGCGGGCGGAGGGCGACCCCCTGGCCGCCTACCTGCGCCTGCGGGAGCTCAACCCCAGCCCCTTCATGGCCTTTCTCGACCTGGGCGAGGAGGTCGTCGTGTCGTGCAGCCCGGAGCGGCTGGTACGGTGGGAGGGGCAGGAGGTCTCGGCGCGGCCCATCGCGGGCACCCGGCGCCGGGGCGACACGCCGGGGGAGGACGCCGCGTTGGAGCGGGAACTGCGCGCGAGCCCCAAGGAGCGGGCCGAACACACCATGCTCGTGGACCTCGTGCGCCACGACCTGGGGCGGGTGTCGGCCCCGGGCACGGTGCGGGTGCCGGACCTCGGCCTCGTCGAGCGCTACAGCCACGTCATGCACCTCGTCTCGGAGGTGGTGGGCGAGGCCCGGGCCGACTTGACCGTGCGCGAGCTCCTGAGCGCGACCTTTCCCGGCGGCACGATCACGGGCGCGCCCAAGGAACGGGTGATGGAGGCGATCCGCGACCTGGAGCCGGGGCCGCGCGGCTGGTACACGGGCGGGGTCGGCATCGTGGCCGGGGGACGGGTGGACGTGAACATCCTGATCCGGACGGCGGCCTTCACGCGGGACGGGGAGGGCTGGACCGTGGAGGTTCGGGCGGGGGGCGGCACCGTCATCGACGCCGACCCGGCGCGTGAGGCGCAGGAGACGGTGCACAAGGCGCAGGCGCTCCTGAGCGTGCTCGCGGGGGTGCCGGGTCGGCCCGCGAGGGCGCCCGCTCCCCCCGTGCCCGGCGTGGCCTGGGCGCCGCCGCCCGCCCCCTCCGCTCCGGGCCTGCGGGTGCTGCTGCTCGACAACCACGATTCTTTCACCATGAACCTCGCCCACGACCTGCTCGCGCTGGGGGCAGAGGTGGACGTGCGCTCGCCGGAAGAGACGGTGGGAGCGCTGCTGGCCCCCCCACCGGACGCCGTGCTCGTGGGACCCGGCCCCGGGACGCCGGACACGAGCGGCAGCACGCTCGACCTGACGCGGGCGTGCCTGGAGCGGGGCGTACCCCTGCTGGGCGTGTGCCTGGGACACCAGGCGTTGGGACAGGTGTTGGGCGGGCGGGTGGAACGCGCCGTGCCTGTCCACGGCCGCCCGGAGGCCGCGCGGCACGGCGGGGAGGGGCTGTTCGCGGGCGTGCCGGACGGAGCCGAGTTCGGCCGCTACCACTCCCTCGTCGTGCGCGGGCTGCCGGAGGAGGTCGTCACGGCCCGCAGCGCGGACGGCGAGGTGATGGCCCTGCACGTGCCCGGACGCCCCGCCTGGGGGGTGCAGTTTCACCCCGAGAGCGTGCTCAGCCCCGCCGGGCGGGTCCTTCTCGCCAACTGGCTGCGGCTGAGCGCGGGCGGGCGGGGATGA
- a CDS encoding aminotransferase class IV, with protein MRPLPPGAEAGAWLHGATTFTTLRTRRGLPLLWEAHLARLAGSCVFLGLPAPEDRPPTLDPLPWGLLRLTTTPEGTFWSHRPLTPGPRPTEGVRVLLTGRQVHPQLAPHKTGNYLPYLLAGRDAGAAGAFEGWLTDPEGRVVDGGRTSPLFDLGGRLVVPAGGLPGVTRAAFLRRQDFQERAVTVAELREVTRAWLCGSGVGVVPVREIAGEGWEVRLTSSWPPTDDPALVWPE; from the coding sequence ATGAGGCCGCTCCCGCCCGGGGCCGAAGCGGGCGCGTGGCTGCACGGGGCGACCACCTTCACGACCCTTCGCACCCGGCGCGGCCTGCCCCTGCTCTGGGAGGCCCACCTCGCGCGGTTGGCAGGCAGTTGCGTGTTCCTGGGGCTGCCCGCGCCGGAGGACCGGCCTCCCACCCTCGACCCCCTCCCCTGGGGCCTGTTGCGCCTGACCACCACCCCGGAGGGCACGTTCTGGTCGCACCGCCCGCTCACGCCCGGGCCGCGCCCGACGGAGGGCGTGCGGGTCCTGCTCACGGGGCGGCAGGTGCATCCGCAACTCGCCCCCCACAAGACGGGCAATTACCTGCCTTACCTCCTCGCCGGGCGGGACGCGGGGGCGGCCGGGGCCTTTGAGGGCTGGCTCACGGACCCCGAGGGGCGGGTGGTGGACGGCGGGCGAACCTCGCCTCTGTTCGACCTCGGCGGGAGGCTCGTCGTGCCCGCGGGGGGACTGCCGGGCGTGACCCGCGCCGCCTTCTTGCGAAGACAGGACTTTCAGGAAAGAGCGGTGACCGTGGCCGAACTGCGAGAGGTCACGCGCGCCTGGCTGTGTGGCAGCGGCGTGGGCGTGGTCCCCGTGCGAGAGATCGCGGGCGAGGGGTGGGAGGTCCGCCTCACCTCCTCCTGGCCGCCCACCGACGACCCCGCGCTCGTCTGGCCGGAGTAG
- a CDS encoding polyprenyl synthetase family protein, with amino-acid sequence MTGVASLILPGAAFEVRLREVLRSRVEFIELIGEDLVTAGGKRARPTVTYLAAQTLGADARHPLWPGVTDLAACVELLHSASLLHDDLIDDADTRRGQQAAFRRFGNVVSVMSGDFMLSRLLVLLAGLPGGAALVRSFGETASLVCEGEVLQFQVAAYADYNLANYLDVIYGKTAALVELAAFSPALVLGAPDEQREALATFGREYGLAFQMRDDLLDLAGDEETLGKPVGGDLREGKATLPVLLLLGGPQQAEVRELLARRAAAPGDVARVRDLALAAGAVDATREEIGRRVSLAVGALEALPPSEARDALAALARHETERAR; translated from the coding sequence ATGACCGGCGTGGCGTCCCTGATCCTCCCCGGCGCGGCCTTCGAGGTGCGGCTGCGCGAGGTGCTGCGGTCGCGTGTCGAGTTCATCGAGCTGATCGGGGAAGACCTCGTGACCGCGGGCGGCAAACGGGCGCGGCCCACCGTCACCTACCTCGCCGCGCAGACCCTCGGGGCGGACGCCCGCCACCCCCTCTGGCCGGGCGTCACGGACCTCGCCGCGTGCGTGGAACTGCTGCACTCGGCCTCGCTGCTGCACGACGACCTCATCGACGACGCCGACACCCGGCGCGGCCAGCAGGCGGCCTTCCGCCGCTTCGGGAACGTCGTTTCCGTGATGAGCGGCGACTTCATGCTCTCGCGGCTGCTCGTGCTCCTCGCGGGGTTGCCGGGGGGGGCGGCCCTGGTGCGGTCTTTCGGGGAGACCGCCAGCCTGGTGTGTGAGGGCGAGGTCTTGCAGTTTCAGGTCGCCGCCTACGCCGACTACAACCTGGCGAATTACCTCGACGTGATCTACGGAAAGACGGCGGCCCTCGTCGAACTTGCCGCCTTTTCCCCCGCCCTCGTGCTCGGGGCCCCCGACGAGCAGCGGGAGGCGCTGGCGACCTTCGGGCGCGAGTACGGCCTCGCCTTCCAGATGCGCGACGACCTCCTCGACCTCGCGGGCGACGAGGAGACGCTCGGCAAGCCGGTCGGCGGCGACCTGCGGGAAGGCAAGGCCACCCTGCCCGTCCTCCTGCTGCTGGGCGGTCCCCAGCAGGCCGAGGTCCGTGAGCTCCTCGCCCGCCGCGCCGCCGCGCCGGGGGACGTGGCCCGCGTCCGCGACCTCGCCCTCGCCGCGGGGGCCGTGGACGCCACCCGCGAGGAGATCGGGCGCCGCGTCTCGCTCGCCGTGGGCGCCCTGGAAGCCCTGCCCCCCTCCGAGGCCAGAGACGCCCTCGCCGCCCTCGCCCGCCACGAGACCGAGCGCGCCCGCTGA
- a CDS encoding Glu/Leu/Phe/Val family dehydrogenase yields MRASGLNWQGLMEQLQEALPHCEVTDQSLAYFKYPKRTVSVNLPVRMDDGTVRVFKGYRTVHSTARGPSIGGVRFKAGLNAHECEVLAAIMTLKAAVADLPLGGAKGGVDVDPSLLSAHEREGLIRRYTSELVELIGPTEDILAPDVGSDPQAMAWMLDTYGENTGSTLSGVVVGKPMSLGGSYGSKDARGRSAALVAGRILEGRGESLSRARVAVYGFGDVGRRAAQTLAEQGALVVAVSDQQGGAFASGGLDLEALSRHREEHGTVQGFATAITAGEVVELDVDVLMLAYDYGAVNAGNAHAVRARYVVEATNRAVLPEAERFLKAQGVTILPDLVASIGGVVVNYLEWVQDASNFFWTEDEIKRAIDTRVNAAVDRVLAFARTRGVDDLRTAAYALALGRLHEASVMRGVYP; encoded by the coding sequence ATGAGGGCATCCGGACTCAACTGGCAGGGCCTGATGGAGCAACTTCAGGAGGCGCTGCCGCACTGCGAGGTGACCGACCAGTCCCTCGCCTATTTCAAGTACCCGAAACGCACCGTGAGCGTGAATCTGCCGGTGCGGATGGACGACGGCACGGTGCGCGTCTTCAAGGGTTACCGCACGGTGCACTCGACGGCGCGCGGCCCCAGCATCGGCGGCGTGCGCTTCAAGGCGGGCCTGAACGCCCACGAGTGCGAGGTCCTGGCCGCGATCATGACCCTCAAGGCCGCGGTCGCGGACCTGCCGCTGGGCGGGGCGAAGGGCGGGGTGGACGTGGACCCCTCGCTCCTGAGCGCCCACGAGCGCGAGGGGCTGATCCGGCGCTACACCTCGGAACTCGTGGAGCTGATCGGCCCCACCGAGGACATCCTCGCGCCCGACGTGGGTTCGGACCCGCAGGCGATGGCGTGGATGCTCGACACCTACGGCGAGAACACCGGCTCCACCCTGAGCGGCGTGGTCGTCGGCAAGCCGATGAGCCTGGGCGGGAGCTACGGCAGCAAGGACGCCCGGGGCCGCAGCGCCGCCCTGGTGGCGGGCCGGATTCTGGAGGGGCGCGGCGAGAGCCTGAGCCGGGCGCGCGTGGCCGTCTACGGTTTCGGGGACGTGGGGCGCCGGGCCGCGCAGACCCTCGCCGAGCAGGGGGCCCTGGTGGTCGCCGTCTCGGACCAGCAGGGGGGCGCCTTCGCCAGCGGGGGACTCGACTTAGAGGCCCTCTCGCGGCACCGCGAGGAGCACGGCACCGTCCAGGGCTTCGCCACCGCCATCACCGCCGGGGAGGTCGTCGAACTCGACGTGGACGTGCTGATGCTCGCCTACGACTACGGCGCCGTGAACGCCGGGAATGCCCACGCCGTCCGCGCCCGCTACGTGGTGGAGGCGACCAACCGCGCGGTGCTGCCCGAGGCCGAGCGTTTCCTCAAGGCGCAGGGCGTGACCATCCTCCCCGATCTGGTCGCCAGCATCGGCGGGGTGGTCGTGAACTACCTCGAATGGGTGCAGGACGCCAGCAACTTCTTCTGGACGGAAGACGAGATCAAACGCGCCATCGACACGCGGGTGAACGCCGCCGTAGACCGGGTGCTCGCCTTCGCCCGCACGCGCGGCGTGGACGACCTGCGCACCGCCGCCTACGCCCTCGCCCTCGGGCGGCTGCACGAGGCGAGCGTGATGCGGGGCGTGTATCCGTGA